One stretch of Gemmatimonadota bacterium DNA includes these proteins:
- a CDS encoding Rossmann fold nucleotide-binding protein: MSSSFRRPQVSVLGSAEPGSDAYARAGDAGDLLARLGITVVSGCGSPATRVAAERAIAAGGQVLSIVPPDQMPPADWPATVVVPCGMGDARNLLMALSGDACIVIGGRAGTISEVCLAWLHKRPLLPLVGCGGWSDGLLSNPPDERKNSPILPWANAVELEAQLRALGLVTHVAAAGAA, from the coding sequence ATGTCCTCATCCTTCCGCCGCCCACAAGTCAGCGTGCTTGGCAGTGCCGAGCCAGGTTCAGATGCCTACGCCCGCGCAGGCGATGCGGGCGACCTTTTGGCGCGCTTGGGCATTACGGTAGTCAGCGGATGCGGTAGCCCAGCGACCAGAGTCGCGGCCGAGCGAGCGATCGCGGCGGGTGGACAGGTGCTGAGCATCGTTCCGCCCGACCAGATGCCACCCGCTGACTGGCCCGCAACCGTCGTGGTGCCGTGCGGGATGGGAGACGCCAGAAACCTACTCATGGCTTTGTCGGGGGACGCCTGCATTGTCATTGGTGGCAGAGCAGGAACGATCTCAGAAGTCTGCCTGGCGTGGCTGCACAAGCGTCCGCTGCTTCCGCTTGTTGGTTGCGGTGGGTGGTCAGATGGCTTGCTTTCCAATCCGCCAGACGAACGGAAGAACTCTCCAATACTTCCCTGGGCCAACGCCGTGGAACTGGAAGCGCAGCTGCGAGCTCTTGGGTTGGTCACACACGTTGCCGCGGCGGGTGCGGCCTAA